The Thermodesulfovibrionales bacterium genome contains the following window.
CGCAGCGCCGCAACCAAAAGTCTTGAACTTCGCATCAACGATCTTTCCTCCCTCGACCTTTATGGATATCTTCATCACGTCGCCGCATGTCGGATTGCCTTCGGTGCCGACACCGTCAGCATCCGCTATTTCGCCTACGTTCCGCGGGTTTGTGAAGTGATCCATGACTTTCTCGCTGTACATACCTTTCCTCCTCTCACTGAGCCTTCATCAATCTATTGAGTTTCCGCAGGCGTCGTATAACACCTGTCGCCTTCCCCTTGTTCGCCCCAGCCTTTCGCAAAGGGGGATATCTCACGCAACCGCTTCACTACCGGCGGGAATTCCGTCAGAAAATAATCGATGTCTTCCTTCGAAGTATCCGTGCCGAGAGTGAAAACGATCGAACCCTGCGCGAGGCTTGAAGGTATCCCCATAGAAAGGAGAACAGGAGAAGCCTTTAGCCCCTTTGATGAACAGGCAGAACCGCTCGCCGCATAGATACCCTTGGCAGCCAGGAGGAGCAGCATCGCTTCTCCCTCGATATACTCAACGGTGAAACTCGCGTGAGCCGGGAGTCTGTTTGTCAGGTGTCCTGTGAGATACACATTATCGACTGCGAGGGCACCGGTGATGAGCCGGTCCCTCAGTTCCTTTGCTTGGGCCATCCGCTCCCCCATTTCTGCTTTCGCCAGTTCAGCTGCCTTCCCCATGCCGACAATGGCGGGAACATTTTCTGTGCCTGCCCTTCTCCCCCCCTCTTGTATGCCGCCGTAGATCAAGGGGATGATCCTGAGACCTTCTCGCACGTAGAGGGCAGCGGCACCCTTCGGTCCGTAAAACTGGTGCGCTGCCATGCTCAGAAGATCTACTCCTAGTGCTTTGGCATCGATGGGTATATTTCCTGCGGATGCGACAGCGTCTGTATGCACAATGACCCCTTGTCCTTTCGCTATTTTCGCGATCTCCTGAAGCGGTTCTATGGTGCCGGC
Protein-coding sequences here:
- a CDS encoding cysteine desulfurase family protein; the protein is MRKCYFDHVATNPLHPLVLEAMLPYLKEEYGNPLSVYESGMKARSAVEHARSQVASLISCKPSEIVFTASGAESNNFALRGIALARQHEGKHVIVSRMEHHSILNSARFLEKMGFVVTYLAPDKDGVVDPEAVKKAITKETVLISVIHASSEAGTIEPLQEIAKIAKGQGVIVHTDAVASAGNIPIDAKALGVDLLSMAAHQFYGPKGAAALYVREGLRIIPLIYGGIQEGGRRAGTENVPAIVGMGKAAELAKAEMGERMAQAKELRDRLITGALAVDNVYLTGHLTNRLPAHASFTVEYIEGEAMLLLLAAKGIYAASGSACSSKGLKASPVLLSMGIPSSLAQGSIVFTLGTDTSKEDIDYFLTEFPPVVKRLREISPFAKGWGEQGEGDRCYTTPAETQ